A region of the Mycoavidus sp. HKI genome:
TCCATCTTTAACCCTACCGTCTGTGGCAAAGTCTGAATTGCTATCTGATGATGCCCAGGCTTGCTTGTCAACGTACGGTAGCCATTGGCGTGAAGCGCTAATATCGCCAGTTGCATCACAGCTTTATACGCTGTATCAAACCGATTTTCCTCGCTTAACTCTACGAGCTGAGAGTCCGCTAAATTGCGCTTAGCCGCAGCCAGCAATTTAAGTACCATTGGCCGATTTGGCTCAATGACATCAAACATTCTCCCGACTAAATTTTGCAAAGTCACTGTCATCACCAATCAGAAAAATTTTGGGTTTATTTACGACATCTTGTACGAATGAGTCACCTGCTTCCATTTTGGTTCTCCACTCTTTTACTGTAAATACCTTTGGATTGATCTCCCGCCCTATAGTCGCTTGCACCGGATATAGCAACCGAACAGCTTCCGCAAAACCAAGGGCGCCAATTATCATTACATCCACATCGCTATTTTCGTTCTCTTGCGCCCTTGCAACAGAACCAAACACAAAAGCAATGGCGATTTGTGCCGCTACTGGCATCAGCGCTTGTTCAATCACATGCGCGATCCCAGAGGTCTTACGCATAATAGCGGCTAGCTCGCCATAAATAGGGTTCGCCTGATTAGCGCTATAGACAAGTTGATTGCCACGCTGCTGACGTAGCAAAATACCTGCGCTTGCCAATTTGTTCAGCTCTTTGTGAAGCGTACCCGCCACAGTACCCGTAAGACGCGCAATTTCCCGAACATGATAAGACTGCTCTGGGTGCAGCAAAAGCAAGCCTAAAACATGGCGACGATATCCACCAAAAAGAGTTTGAGATATAAGTTGAAGCATAATTAGCTTCAAATGTAGCCTAATTGACTACGATATGCAATACTGAGAATCCATTGAGTTGTTGCCCATCGGCAAAATCAGATCTCTGAATAGCGAGATTCTGAGTGGCTACCAGTGCAATGGTGATCAGGGTCCAACCCTTTAATTCAATCAATAAGGTGAAATATAAACCAATTACAAAGAATGCGCAAGTGCTTTCAGCCATACCTGTGGGGGCAAATGAATTGTCCGGTTTTTGGGTGGGTTATGGATATCCCCAAACAAGGCGGGTTTCTCTACCACTTGATTGAGTTGATGTGAATCACTCAATTTTACAGAAATTGATCACGGCCTGCCGTCCCGAATTAGTACCGCACAGCCTCATCCGCATGACGTTGCCAATTTTTTGCATATTCACGCGCAAGCGCTGGAAAATCCCGAATAATCAGCATATTCTCTGCATTTTTTTGCTGAGCCGTATACGTAAAATTAAAACTACCTGTAATCAACACTGGATGCGCGCTATTAGCGTCGATTACCATCACTTTGTTATGAGCATTACGATATTTCACTTCTCGGCGAACCCAAATGCCAGCCTGAGCCAGCGCAGATAGGCGTGAATTGCGTGCCTCTTCCAGCCGCGCGGCGTCAACTAATATGCGCACATCAACGCCGCGCGCATGAGCCTTAAGCAAGGCATGAATAATTCGTTTATTTGACAGCAGATAGGTTTGTACCAGAACTTGTTTGCGCGCACGCCGCACAGCAGCCACGATTAATCCCTCAACATTATCGCGTGGCACAAACGCAGCCTGCACCGTGCCTTGCGCCTTCAGCACTACAGGTGGCATGTAGTTAATTGATATGCGAGCATCGCTTGCAGTCACTAACGATGCCGTCAAGACAAGCAATGTACTTAAACTAAAAAGAGCCTTCATGATTCGATCACAGGAGTTTATAATCCGGATTGGACGAGCTTTTAATCCAAATTAGACGAGCTTACAATCCGAATTGGACGGGAGTTAAATCCATATTAGACGGAGTTTAAATACGAAATGGCCGGGACTCATTTAACCCTTTTTCCGCGGTTTGCCATCGAGCGCATCCTCACGGCGCTTAAAGACACCCCAGTGGTGATGGTCAACGGCCCGCGTCAGTGCGGCAAAACCACCTTGGTTCGCCAGTTTACCAGCACGGGCCATGTCTACATTACGCTTGACGATGACACAGTGCTTGCGGCTGCTCGCAGCGACCCAAGCGGATTTGTGCGCCAACTGGATTATGCCATTATCGATGAAGTACAGCGGGCCCCCGAGCTGTTACGCGCAATCAAAAAGGCGGTTGATGATGATCGCCGGCCCGGGCGCCTCCTGCTCACTGGCTCAGCCAATATACTCACTCTGCCGACAGTATCAGAGAGCTTAGCTGGACGCATGGAAATCGTGCAACTGTTGCCCCTTTCGCTCACTGAGATCAACAGTAAAAAGCCAGCATTCTTAGCTCATGCATTTGCTGGCGCCCTTGTGCAGCCAGCAGAAATAATGCTCGATCATGCACTTGTGCAAACCGTGTTGACTGGCGGTTATCCAGAAATGTTTGTGCGTCAAAATCCAAAACGGCGCCAAGCATGGCGACGTGATTACCTGCATGCGCTCTTACAGCGCGATGTGCGAGACGTCGCAAAGATTGAGAAATTTGACCTTTTACCGCGTTTGCTACAAATTCTCGCCCACCACTCTGGGCAATTGCTCAATTTCACCCAGATTGCGGGCCAACTTGGCCTTGATAGCAAGACGGCAAGTAAATATTTGGCTGTTTTCGAGCAATTATTTCTTGTTTATCGCCTCAAACCTTGGTTCCGCAATCAGCTTAAACGAGTTATCAAGACGCCCAAGCTACATTTTTTTGATGCCGGATTACTGGCCAGTATACTAGGTGCAACACCTGAACGAATTGCAGAAAACCACACCCTATTCGGTCCGCTCCTTGAGACTTTCGTTGTCTCTGAAATAATGAAGCAGATCACATGGAGCGATGAAACGTATACGCTCCACCACTATCGAGATAAAGAGCAAGATGAAGTAGATCTTGTGGTTGAAAACGAAGTAGGCGCCGTGCTTGGTATCGAAATTAAGGCATCCGCTTCGATCTCTGCCAGTGATTTCAAAGGGCTGCGCAAGCTAGCTCATATCTGCCAAGATGACTTTAAGCTCGGGATTGTTTTTTATAACGGGGAGAACATCGTTCCGTTTGGGGATCGTCTATTCGCCGCGCCTATATCCTGCCTTTGGGGATAAGCACTGCTTTCTCACGCGCTACATGGGTCAACAAAATACGGAAGGCCCCCGATACACAGAGTTCGGGGGAGATCTAGCAAGATGAATTTAAGCTCGAGATGGCCTTTTATTCAACACGCCGCTCAAGCACCGCAGCAAAAAAACCATCTGTCATATGTCGGTGCGGCCATAGCGATAAATAATCGCCGGTATCAAGATCGATATGCTGTCCGGCAAACACCCCACTAGCGGGGATTAA
Encoded here:
- a CDS encoding DNA-binding protein, producing the protein MFDVIEPNRPMVLKLLAAAKRNLADSQLVELSEENRFDTAYKAVMQLAILALHANGYRTLTSKPGHHQIAIQTLPQTVGLKMDQVIVLDALRKQRNLLDYSGDLVPESAVQECVASAKALLIHIEAWLRANRPELI
- a CDS encoding nucleotidyltransferase domain-containing protein — its product is MKLIMLQLISQTLFGGYRRHVLGLLLLHPEQSYHVREIARLTGTVAGTLHKELNKLASAGILLRQQRGNQLVYSANQANPIYGELAAIMRKTSGIAHVIEQALMPVAAQIAIAFVFGSVARAQENENSDVDVMIIGALGFAEAVRLLYPVQATIGREINPKVFTVKEWRTKMEAGDSFVQDVVNKPKIFLIGDDSDFAKFSRENV
- a CDS encoding phospholipase D-like domain-containing protein, with translation MKALFSLSTLLVLTASLVTASDARISINYMPPVVLKAQGTVQAAFVPRDNVEGLIVAAVRRARKQVLVQTYLLSNKRIIHALLKAHARGVDVRILVDAARLEEARNSRLSALAQAGIWVRREVKYRNAHNKVMVIDANSAHPVLITGSFNFTYTAQQKNAENMLIIRDFPALAREYAKNWQRHADEAVRY
- a CDS encoding ATP-binding protein, whose amino-acid sequence is MAGTHLTLFPRFAIERILTALKDTPVVMVNGPRQCGKTTLVRQFTSTGHVYITLDDDTVLAAARSDPSGFVRQLDYAIIDEVQRAPELLRAIKKAVDDDRRPGRLLLTGSANILTLPTVSESLAGRMEIVQLLPLSLTEINSKKPAFLAHAFAGALVQPAEIMLDHALVQTVLTGGYPEMFVRQNPKRRQAWRRDYLHALLQRDVRDVAKIEKFDLLPRLLQILAHHSGQLLNFTQIAGQLGLDSKTASKYLAVFEQLFLVYRLKPWFRNQLKRVIKTPKLHFFDAGLLASILGATPERIAENHTLFGPLLETFVVSEIMKQITWSDETYTLHHYRDKEQDEVDLVVENEVGAVLGIEIKASASISASDFKGLRKLAHICQDDFKLGIVFYNGENIVPFGDRLFAAPISCLWG